The following nucleotide sequence is from Coffea eugenioides isolate CCC68of chromosome 3, Ceug_1.0, whole genome shotgun sequence.
aaatcaactaaataaAGGCATCAGACCACATTATCTTGGTTGGCTTTGcacccttttcctttttccaccAATATTTAGCTACATACTTTTTGTTGGCTAATACACCCTCAGGTTCTCTTTTAATTACTTTGTGTCCCTTAGTTTTGGTCTGCCTCTACCTTCAGGCTTTTTAATCAATAGTTTTACCATATTATCCAAGAAAGCATCAATCAACTTCTTTGAATATGTCAAAAGCATCCTAATTAACTTTATTTTAGTGTTTGTTGTAAAATTTATGCTGTTCTTCAGTAAAATGCTATCAGCACTTAGCatatctgattttttttttttttaaaaaatttaatacaATCATATCTGCAGTTAAAAAGTTAAAGTTTTCTAataggctttttttttttaactagcGTTTTAAAACAATCAGCTAAAAATAACTGTCATTCTCCAAGGAATGCCTGGAGTTTTATATGCAGTTCTTTACATCTAAATGAACTttcaaaaagaaacttttatgttGACCACAATCACCAGTTGTTGGAACACCAGGTTTCAAGAACTCTTGCAGAATTCTCACATAGCAAAGATGTTCAAGGCTGCTATTTTGCTAAGACACTTTGTTAAAGTCTTGCTTACTTTCCTTCGTCTTATCCTGTTGTTGCATGTTTACACAATAACAAAGTTACCTGTTGAAAGCACTATAGTGTCCTTTGCACGCCCCTCAAGAACTATAACACCTCCAGATTGACGACTTGCCCCCAAAGAATGATGAGGTGCTATCCATCCAATGTCACCAGTATTAAGCCACCCATTCTCATCTATGGCTTGCTTTGTCGCGGTGGAATTCTGGTTAAATTGAAATTAGAGAAACATTGATAATCAACAACAAAACAAGGATACCTTAGTCTGAACTAGTAATTGCTATGTAGCAAATAATGCGGAAAGAAGACTGAAAAGACAGTTAATGCAAATTTCTATTTGGTCAGATAAGAGAGATAAACTTCACATATATCAAGCTTAATTAATGATCTGTGTGCAGTTTCATACAGTCCATCCTTCAATCTATAGCCCCGTCTTTGTTTCCAGTTACCACAACGGCAACAAAATGAAAAGTACATAGAAGGTAAACTCTCAGGGTTATCCATCTCACACACACAGTCTTTAACGAAGCAGAAATTTACCAATACAAATCTTATAGAAGGACAAGATTGATGACTTGAACTCCAGGGTAATCAGCATTAACTGAATGAAACCATTATAAATTGAAAATAGAGATATAATTGGTTTCCACATAAAGAGGACTGGGCAAATTGAAAGATGTAGAAGACACGGCAATTTAAATTGGTTCACTGCCATAATGAACATCAGTTCAGGCGCCTAAGAGCATAAAGTCACATGTTGTTTCCATCAAATAAAACTACAACTGGCTTCTTTCATTTGAATCAATTACATCTTCATGATAGCTACAGACAGAGAAAAAATATGAGCAGAGAATGTCTCCAATTGACTTCACTAGATGCTGAGTATGTAGTTGTATGTACAATAGCATTGTATTCTGTAGAAAAATAACTCATTGGCGTAAATGCAAATATAGTGAGTTTTCTGAAAAAAACTCAGAATCTTacttttattatatatttgagGAACACATTCAGCAAACAAAATTCTTAGTATGATAAAATAGAGTAGCTTAGTCACTATAAAAGATGCAAGAAGAGGCAATGGACGTTTCACTTCTAACTAGAAAAAGCTTGAACAATCCATCCGTTTTTGCAAGAAACTGTAGAAGTTAACATTTTACCTTGTAGTAACCCTTCATCACTTGTGGCCCCCTGACTTTGACAATGCCACTCGAACCTGCTGGAAGAATTTCATCTGTTTCAGCATCCACAACCTTAACCTCTGTATGTTGGATAGGACGTCCAATTGAACCAAGAACCTTCAAAGATTAAATCTGTTCTATTATCAAGTAAAGCGCCCTAGGATAAAGTAGATACAGATGGCACCAGAAGTCATGAAGAATATAAATGCTGTGTATGTAACTCGGtctaaacttttttatttgtAAGAATTTCACATGATAAGAAAAGGATCATTGAGCTACTTCATGTTGCCAAGGGATACAACTCAAAATTTCTGACTAAAATTGCAAATTGCAGTACTAATGAGCTTTTTGTGACTGAATTACACTTATCAACATGTTTTACAGCATTTGCAGAAGGTGGCAACTACAGTGCAGCAATAAGCTGAAGAATGCCGTGGCCATCAATATGCCACCTTCTATAGTTAAAAAATCATGTAAAAAGTCTGCCAAACATCTCATATTTGGCAACTGTTGTAAAGTAGTATTTAAGAAACTCAAAGCAGCAAAACATCAATATATGTCTATGTTCATCAAATTAACAAATTAATACAAACTTCATGTGCTTATGTGTCTAAATTATAACACAAATCTGGTAATCCATAAGCAGGGGTTACATCTCTTACATTGCAATCAGGATATCGAGCAGCAACGACTGGAGATGACTCTGTTAAGCCAAACCCATTTTGGACTTTGACATCAATTGCCTGCAGGTATTTAAACCAGATTGACAAAAGCCACCACTAAAGTTACCCACATTGGTTAGCAAAGAATGAAAAAGGACACAACCTCGAAAAATTTGTCAATGTGAGAAGGCAAACTACCACCTCCGCTTATGCCAGCCTGAATCATCATCAAATGAAAATATTGGATTACTATTTCCATTATTGCCAGCTTGCCAACTAGTGCAGAAGTTCAAAACATTAAAAGAAAGGCGAAATGTATTTCAACTTGATATCCATTGCCACACACAACCTTTGAAATTCCAATTGCAGCATGGATTTTGCTATAAACAATTTTCCTAGCCAACATATGTAGTGGCAGCAATATTGCAGCAATAATTCTTGCGTATACCCAGTCCAACACAGCAACTATGTAGGATGGTTCTTCTGGAGATCTTGTTAAACATTTTCCCTTCAAGGATAAAAGTTAGGTTTGTTTCAGTAATCATCAAGTATACCTGCATGCAAAAATAATAGGCAGGACGTGTGCAAATGGTTATAATGGAGTTTTTGGATAAAATATGCAATTCTGGATAACAACAGTACAAGACATAATTATAATGCAGCAGGGGGTATATTTAGTAGGATCAAGCTAATGGGTTTCTATGTGGAAGTCATGCAAATCTTAGAAACTTCTCACATGAGTGAACTCCATTCAGAGATTGATACTCAAAGCACATATCTGTTTCACAACAAAGCTAAGAGGCAGTGTCAGGATCGTCCAACAGAGTAATAAGAAATAGCCAATGCATCCTGGTTCCAACGAATAAGCAGTGACACTGAAGATTAAAGCTCAAATTCTGAAAGGATCAGGACATATATTGCAGCAAATTTCTGAAGCTTGTTTCCTTTGACAAAAGACAATCACATGaagacaaaaaagaagaaagaaaaagcaaagaaGAACAAAATACCCCAGGAAATTATAAAAGTACAAGCCTCTAAGACAATAATTCTCACTATCTGCTAAACTGAAGGATGACACCTTCTAGCTTACTTCTAAGGGCATTTGCTACAATTTAATGGGAACTTAGTTAATAGAATATAGGACAAGATGCCAAAAACTTATGGAGATGATGAATTCTCAGAGGCATCTAATCAATGGAAATGAGCTTTGATCTCCTCAAAAGCAAAACCAGAagcaaaatataacaaacatAGCCCAACTTCAGAATGTTCTGCTTATATGAGAGATGCTTGAGCTTAACCTCATAAACTCTTTTGGCCTCCATGTATGCCATACTAGTCCTTAAGAACAGAAGTGCAACAAACTTCCGAACTGCAGAGCTCGTAGCAAATTGCTTCTGAATTCCACTGTAAAACAGATACCGATAGTGATAATACAGGAAGAGGCAGATGGTTCAACAGGCAGGAGAATTTAGATAACATGAAACCTATAAGCTTGAGATGTTCAAAAAGTCAATCAGCTATGGAACTATGAATGCACGACAACCAAAGCACCGGCAAATCAACTCCATATAATGGGTTGTCAAAATGAACATTATCAAAACATTTCTATGAAAGGAACCCAAGTTTAGATTCTCAATCTCAAATATTAACTATGGCAAAGCAAAATGAGAGCCATTGTAATGGAATATTGCACAACTAATCCCCAACATATACTACAGAATTTTTTCCCCAAAACCGATGAAAATCTTATGCCTAACAATAAGTAGGCCTCAAATAAAATAAGGCATTTGTCAAAATGAAATAATTAAAACCACCCAAATATTCTCTTTAAGGTAGAAAATTTATCACCTATGCTATTCTTAGATATAgtttccatctttttttttcttactcaAATATCCCGTTTCTGAGTGATTGTCTTCAGTTCTTGAAATTATTTTGCATTATGGAATGTACAAATTACTGGTTGTGTGAATCACCTGTATAGTGTCTCGTAAATTAAAGGCACAGATATTAGATAATGAGGCTGATAGCGCCGCAAGTCATCCTAAAATAGAAATAACTCAATTGGTTAGAAGGCAGACTTACAAAAGGATTGCTTTAATTAATTTGCTCACGCAAAGTCAGGGAAAAAtcacaattattgttttgtaatgCTCCAATCAAGTACATTTCTTGTTATTAAATTATGTATAAGATGAAAAACCAAGAACACGCACCTTCAAGTTTTTAACCGTTGTATATACTTGCTCAATCCCATATGTGAATATGAAATACTCGCAACTGCGTTCATATACATGCCATGGTGGAAGGATGCTTAGAAATCTATCACCAGGTACAGCAGGGACAATATCCCATAAATTTGTAATCTAAACACAGGAGAATTCAGAAACAGAATTAGTACCGCAACTTGAAGACACGAGATTTAAATGACAAAGATATTTTTCATCCCACATCAAGAAGTCCAAACTTGCAGTCAACTCATGTAAGCTATTATCTTATTCAACAATTTTGTCTCCTGGCACTCGTGTTTACATCAAGAAGTCGGGGATTAGCTTTCCACAGGCTTCCTAAAGGTGAAAAAAAGGggccaaagaagaagaagaagaagaagtaggCTGGTCCATTACAATAATCAGGCCGCAAAAAAATATCTCAATGAATACATAATTATTTGGGTAAAAGCCCGATTCTGTGACTTGGTTCAGTGCATTTCTAGAGTAGATCCATTACACACCACATCAACAAGTCATGTTTTGAAACTTCATCCACAGTAAGTTTGATATATCTCCATTTCTAGCATAGACTATTAGGGCATTGCATCTATCCCTCAGCTTACAATTCAGCAAATTTCTCCTTTGACCTCTTAGAATATATCCTAAGTCGAATTTGAGGTAGTGTAATGTGTAGCTCTTCTTTATTATCTAAGGAATGCAGCTATTTCGACTTTTATCTTTCTGTACTTAATAACTTCTATCTGTTAACATCAAAATATATGCTCTACTGAAGCTTTGAACTTGTAGTCTACCACAGTACTTGGTGGACAAAGGCAGCTCTAGATGGCTCAATATATGAAATATACATGACATGAGGCAATCAGCAATGACAATAAAAACAGCAACTACAACAATAATTAAACTACAGACATTActtaaaaagtttaaaaaaaaaaagaaaaaaaagaaatgcaaaaacAACCACAGTAGTCTACCTTACTTAAGACAAAATCTGCACTCAATAAGTTGGGAGGATCCAACAATTTGAAGCAATTACAGAAGTTAGGACACTGAGCAATATAGGAAATCAACTCCATAGTGGAAGATTTAGTCTGATAATAGACCAAAGAAAAGGAATCGCCAGCAATTTTGCGTCAGTTGAAATTAACCTAAGTTAATTTTGCTGTCAATAGTAAGAACAAACAAGGACATGTAGTCTATATCTGCTATCAGACATACACTACTCCGTGTGTTAAGAACTCTCGGCTCAACAGCTGTGCACTAGTCGGTAACTTATATTGACCTTCTCTGGCTTTACATCAATTACAGAAGCTTATATTAATATCAACATATTATATTGGCTTTCTCTCAAATTCCTATAGACTTAGTCAAGATAAAGATTGGCACTAGAAAAAGGCAGTAAAAAGTGCGAAGTTCGGACCTGGTGCAGGATATTCTTATGTGTAAGCATGATTCCTTTTGGATTGCCAGTGGTTCCACTTGTATAGATGAGTGTAGCTACATCGTCAGAGCTGATGGCTTCATATGCATATTGTTGCCCTGACATGAAAAGGCAGTTAAGACTGTTATGCCACATGCCTTGGTTGCCACACTTTTTGAGAACCCAAcactaaaaggaaagagaactgcagtttaagttaaaaaaaaataagtaaacataTGGCAACTGAACCTCACATAATGAAGAGAAAAGTCGTCATTGAACAGGATAAGCAGGCATTCTAAGAATGATTCACAAATCAGGGGTCATATATTGTTGCAAAAACGTAGTAAAGTGGCAACTATTTGTTCTATTCATTTCATAGAAGAGCAAGCTTTTAGAAAAATATTACCAACAGACAGTCCAACCAAACCACCAGCACATTACGACAAAACATGACTGTTTTACAAGATTTACAACTTACACTGTAAGGACATTGATTATGCAATAGTATTCTCCTAATTCTTGTTACTGTTGACTTAAGAGTTCAATAGTCTCATTGGCATCAAACTCGGGTAAGGATTTTTTGATAACATTTTCAGTTGAAATCTGATAGAAACATCAGCTAAGTTTTAACAACAAAGCATATATACCTCTGTCACTGACTATTAGAGCCAATGTTGTTCCTCTATACTTAAAATGGCTAATATATAATATGGAGTTACAAAATCCCTGTGTTATGTATTAATTCGTCCATCCCATGAGAAgtgtcatgcatttttttttgaccAGTCCCAGAATTTTTCTCACATACCATATCTGGTAAATCACTGTCAGCATTTTCCAACTACTAGCCTCTCATATTTCCCATGTATTTCTCACAATTATGGCCCCATAGCAATTTGGATGAAATCTCCAAAGATGCCCTCTTTGCCCTTGCAATACAAGCAGGCTAGTTTTTTGCCAGATGTGTTCCCACACGTAAGTTTGCTTGAGGTCTTTAAGGAATCAGTTGGTTCCACATCTTGTTTGAACATGTCAGGCAATTCAAAAAATGGTTGGTCTCGCAAAGGGTTAATTTGGAAGTGTAAAACCATCTAATCAACATCTTTACATTGTCACTAATAAGTTCGAATGTCGGGATGCAACAGAAGCTCCGGAAAAGAGGGACTAACAAGCATGACCAATGCCACATCCAGTTGCATGTGAGTGTTACAAATCACATTCTCTAACAGAACTCTTGAGCATAGTGTCTTATGGTCAATTAGTACTAATTTTCCATTATAATCAACTATAGTGAAAATGAATGGTTGAAATATTACAATCCCCATTGAAATGCATCCttgaaaaattaaaggaaaaaatgagTCCCTTAAATGCTTGGTAACTCCTTCATTGTAAATATATGTCAAAACCACAATAATAATCACATCGAAAAATTAGATTCAAAGATATAAAAATCACAATCACAAAAGATCTTTATAGTATAACTGAGATATAGAGATGTTAGCCATACTGTGTGTTAACTATCATCATAAAATTAGACCAGCAATGAAATGCTTAGTGAACTCTAAGCTTCGACGCTTAAAGTAAGAGAAACAGAATATTGCCTATCTAcaaattggatttttttttttttgccgcaACAATAACATTCCTATAATCTGATCTATCCTATTCTATAGGGCGGGGAAGCTTAAAGAGGCTGTATAAGGAGCTAGCAGGTATAACAATGCGACTAAACCAAAGGGGTGCTCTGGCACCTCCTTTGGATTTTTTTCACTGCAAGTGGGATTCGAACTCCCGACCTACAGCCCCAAGAGGGACTTAATCCCTTTttggtggccactgagccaaAGCTTGGTGGTTACAAATTGGATAAAGTAAGCAAAACTTACTAAAAATGGGAGGGAAATGATGAAACTTCTAATTTCCAGATTGAAATCACTTTTAATTTGTAGATGCAAACATCCAATGGATCAAATACAAAGTTACCTTGTGACATAAAGCTACTGGATGAGATTCACCATAAAGGAAGAAATACACACTTAGTGTTACCACTAATATACTATTCTATTTTTGATTATATGATTCAAACTTGAGAACTCCGAGGTCCAAATAGAGAAACCCCACTAAAGCGCTAAGGTTTCTATAGTTGGTGTACAATTCATATCTATCAATCTATACATGCACACTGGTTAAGGACCTATGGAAAATTAAATCCTATTATTCTTGGTTACAAAAGTTCTTTGATTGATTGAATGATGCATTGGGGCCCATTACAAGTAGGAAGATAAAGTGACAACAACATGTTCATATATGTGCTACACATTATTAGTGAGAATGAATATGGAAATAATTGTTGtcaaattagtattcattttgCCAATATCGATGAACTTACTAGCATCTTGGGAGCTAAGCAAAGCCCTACGACTCTCATGGCCCAAATCAATGATCTCTTGGTAACAATAAACTGGCAATCCCTCTACTTCACTTGACAAGCTTGATTTGTCTCCCCAAAGGAGAATCACAAATTGTAAGGTGGCCTGGGAACTGAAAGCATCCGCAATTCTATTGTACATTTCAGGATTATCAACCACAAGCGCAACACTGTAGTAATTGTAACAAGCAAATAAGTATTTATAGTTTGAGGAGGATGATAAATGTGAAACAATAAAATATGATGATCACAAATAGGTTTACGACAAACAAGGCATGCCAAGCAGCAATCATACAGAGAGAATTTAGCTTGCTTACTCCAAAAAGAGCAAAGAAACAGCAGCCTACAAACTACTGAACTCCAAGCACaagatttctcaaaattttaatatCAAAAGTTGACTTCAGGCTATCTTAATACACACTGACATTTGTTGCCCTTCCTCTTCGAAGTTGTAGTTGAACATGCAATTCTTAAACATTTTTACTTTTCCTCCTGTTTTAGCAAATTTTTCCTTCCAAGCTAACATATTATACTTAAGCAGATAAAATCAGATCCTAAACTTATTCCCTTAATAGCTAACACTATTATTCGCATGACCAGTATACAAACAGACAGAATGAAATATATAAGCAGTTCGTAAACCTTAAACTTAACAGCAATAATCCCCCTTTTCCTGCAAACACATATCGTCACCATTTCAGGTTTCAGCTCTTAGTTGACATAAACAGTAAGAAGCATTTGATGTCTGAGTCCATGCACACCTTTCCTTGAATATCTATAACAAAGACATATGCCATGGATTTCTGTCAACCCTCTTTTGTGTcaagggaaaacaaaaacttCGTCTTTTTGGATATCAACTCAATACTATTCAGGTCAAAAGCTAAGAGGAAACTGATTCCTATCAAGTTAAATTTCCGCCCACCCTAACTGCGCCACCCagaaacaaaaaattaacaATCCAAATACTTCCAATAAAGCCAAAAACACCAAAATTGAAAAGATCTTGAAAAGTTCTGGTATATGTTTTAAGAGCATTACATAACTTATCttaaaaaattactttttctcATAGGAGTGATCCTCAGTCTAGCTGCATATGCAAATTAACTAAACTTAAAATAATGGTTGAAAACCCAAGCAAAAATCTCGCTTTGGGCTTAGAAGGCCTCCCGCGCATGCCTGATAGCTTTCCTCATGTACTAATTTCAAGTGCAATTCAGTATCAACATGCAACATTCCCTGTTTCATATGTGACTTCACATTGAAGAGGATTAGTTTGCATATGTATATTCTGAAATCTCATCTTATAGTCAATACATATCCTTGGCAGAGCAACCTAAAGGGTACTCAACAAGTTGGCATCAAACAAGGAGTTCCATTTCACACTACAATAGTCCGCTGCATCAAGTAAGAAAATTGCATTTCCTAAGAATGCTGCAGGATTCTAAGTCACTTTCTAATGAAATCATGTGTCATATCTGGCTCCCATGTCTTGGAAACACTCCATGGCATTTAGATAATTTTATATTATCCACAATATATTGCCTGATGATGAAGGGGAACTTGATGTATTCTTACTTTAAGCATCTTAAGGGGAAACAAAAAACAATTAATGAAACAGAAGATAACATCCTGATGGTACTTCAAAGGGGTTGTTCTTAAAGATTTAACATGATATAACCATGCCATTATCCAAAGTTACCAACTAAACAAACTTCCAACGTGCTTTTGACTTCAATAAATTTGATAAATGAGCAAGATATCAATTTTAGTGCATAGAGTAATAAAACAAGGAGATTTATATAGATAAACAAATGAACTTTCCCCTAACCTGTCAGAATGGCTGTATATCTGGAAAAGTTCATCAACTGAAGATCTTGAACCTCTCACCACATTGACTGCTCCAGTAGCCATAATACCTAGAGGCAACTTGAATCATGACAGTATGAGTAATCAGATAACTGATATTATAGGTTCCACCATGGGCAACTTTCACATAACTTACTACCTACAGATCAAGAAATTAATGAGACTGCAAGAGCTATTCTGAAAGACAATGCTACTTTTGAAAGAATTACTCACTCATCAAGTATCCTTCAGTATACAATCTAATTCTCCAAAAGTTTGCCATAAAAAGATGCTTATATGCATAACAATGGTCAAGGTTGTTAAAGAACCAGAAGGTTGATGCAGAATTGTCAATTGAATTTGGGCCTTCTTGTTTTCTCCATTTTAAAGCTTCTTAGACAAATAGCAATTCTCAAGAGTTGTTTAAAAGTCTAGTTTCATCCTTATTTTTCCAAAGACAAAAAACAGTTATGAAGCAGCCCCTTCACAGGAGTTATCAGAAACAGGCCTCCTTTTCAGTTTGAAGTAAGCAGCTTTGGAATTATCTTATTTGAAGTAACAAGTACCAGATTCTGTGTACAGCAATAAAAGAGAAGGGGGGTATCTACTAAAAAATGAAAGGAAGGGGGGGAGGGAGGTTATCTACTTAAAAGAGGGGGGTTATCTACTCAAAAAAAATGGTTTTAATAGTGGTCCACAAGTATAGGAAGCTGACTTCAGTTATCTAAATTTCTTCTGCCCTTCACCAAAATCCATCTAACTCCCACTATGCTCCCTCAACCTTTGGATCATGCTCCTGAACATCACAGTGCTAGGAGACTTTAACGTCCAAGCACCACCAGCAGTGACTTTGCCATGCTGTTTGCATCCCTAAATTCCAACATACTTTCTTTTTACAGCACACTTGTAGCGCCAAAATGGTTGTCAGATTTCCCAACGATATTCATATTCTTGTTTCTCTTATCATGTTAAAGAGCTTGGAAAGTTCACTGAGGCAGAAGGATGGAGCCATAAAAACCCCCGCCTTCCGGAGGCAATATTTGAGTAAATAACCCAAAAAAGGACAGGTTTTGCAGATATATTTTAGGAGACAGTTCATGCCCAGGATTCTCCCAATTGAATTTTGTGAGTTGAGATCAAAACTTACAGAAACTATAAAGTGGTAGGTCCAATGGATGACAGTACGTACCATAGCCATATACAGCTTAGCGGTACACTTTCTAGTTTAGTGTCTACAATTAGTGTTTTAATGCCTACGTTCTCTCATGCCATTTCTACTGGCAAATGCTGAGGCTCCAGATCCCAGAAGGAAACTCCTTTCCTTGGGGAACATGGACTGACAGACCACTCAATTATTGACATTTCATTAACTTTACTAGTAACCCTCAACTGTATTTGATAGATAACTAAGTGCTAGTCCTTCTGTTCACTTTCGGAATTCCTTAAGTGAAAACTTTCCTCAGCTACATGTGGAGTTGAATTGGCTGCCCAAAAGGACAAGGAAACTGCTG
It contains:
- the LOC113765681 gene encoding probable acyl-activating enzyme 16, chloroplastic translates to MMNLTSNFVSGSCDGRYAVQCLLGNHRFVNSKVLSRRCCSFRDFRKRMLRVYCESTTTEMHIRKCSPFLESVLLCGNGVVSSTEWKAVPDIWRTSAEKFGDRIALVDSYHDPPTNMTYKQLEQEILNFSEGLRVIGVKPGEKMALFADNSCRWLVADQGIMATGAVNVVRGSRSSVDELFQIYSHSDSVALVVDNPEMYNRIADAFSSQATLQFVILLWGDKSSLSSEVEGLPVYCYQEIIDLGHESRRALLSSQDARQQYAYEAISSDDVATLIYTSGTTGNPKGIMLTHKNILHQITNLWDIVPAVPGDRFLSILPPWHVYERSCEYFIFTYGIEQVYTTVKNLKDDLRRYQPHYLISVPLIYETLYSGIQKQFATSSAVRKFVALLFLRTSMAYMEAKRVYEGKCLTRSPEEPSYIVAVLDWVYARIIAAILLPLHMLARKIVYSKIHAAIGISKAGISGGGSLPSHIDKFFEAIDVKVQNGFGLTESSPVVAARYPDCNVLGSIGRPIQHTEVKVVDAETDEILPAGSSGIVKVRGPQVMKGYYKNSTATKQAIDENGWLNTGDIGWIAPHHSLGASRQSGGVIVLEGRAKDTIVLSTGENVEPSVIEEAAMRSSLIQQIVVIGQDQRRLGAIIVPNKEEVILAAKKLSILDSDASELSKDKMTSLLYEELRSWTSECPFHVGPIIIADEPFTIDAGLMTPTMKVKRDKVVAEYQEQIQNIYK